The Kineothrix sp. MB12-C1 genome includes a window with the following:
- a CDS encoding DUF1015 domain-containing protein, translated as MANVKPFKAIRPANGLEKRIAALPYDVYNREEAKREVEKEPLSFLRIDRAETQFGADVDTYADCVYEKAHELLWNMVANKELIEDTKDCYYVYELLMEGRTQIGIVACASVDDYIHQVIKKHENTREDKEIDRIRHVDACQAQTGPIFLAYRSHPVIREEIERARKTDALYRFTAEDGVTHSAWKVEEKETVERIKNAFAEIDNIYIADGHHRCASAVKVSLKKRQENPNYTGEEEFNYFLSVLFSDDQLMIMDYNRVVMDLNGLDKEKYLQKVEEQFQLTKWGEAPYQPEKKGSFGMYLDDFWYKLEAKEPYDDDPVEALDVTVIQERLLAPVLGIYDPKTEKRIDFVGGIRGLRELERRVRTDAKVAFALYPTSIKELFAVSDAGKLMPPKSTWFEPKLRSGLFIHRI; from the coding sequence ATGGCGAATGTAAAACCTTTTAAGGCGATTCGTCCGGCAAACGGATTGGAAAAACGGATAGCGGCACTTCCCTATGATGTATATAACAGGGAAGAAGCAAAAAGAGAGGTAGAAAAAGAACCTCTTTCTTTTTTAAGGATTGATAGGGCTGAGACACAGTTTGGAGCTGATGTGGATACCTATGCAGACTGTGTTTATGAAAAGGCACATGAGCTATTATGGAATATGGTAGCGAATAAGGAATTAATCGAAGATACGAAGGATTGCTATTACGTGTATGAGTTATTAATGGAGGGGCGGACTCAGATTGGGATTGTTGCTTGCGCTTCTGTGGATGATTATATTCATCAGGTGATTAAGAAGCATGAGAATACGAGAGAGGATAAGGAGATAGACCGTATTCGTCATGTGGATGCATGCCAGGCTCAGACTGGCCCCATTTTCCTGGCATACCGTTCTCATCCTGTCATTCGCGAAGAAATCGAAAGAGCGAGAAAGACAGATGCTCTTTATCGTTTCACCGCTGAGGATGGAGTAACACATAGTGCATGGAAGGTGGAAGAAAAAGAAACGGTAGAAAGAATAAAAAACGCATTTGCAGAGATAGACAATATATACATAGCGGATGGGCATCATAGATGTGCTTCCGCGGTAAAGGTATCCTTGAAAAAAAGGCAGGAGAATCCGAACTATACGGGGGAAGAGGAGTTCAACTATTTCCTTTCCGTCCTGTTTTCTGATGATCAGTTGATGATTATGGACTATAACCGCGTTGTTATGGACTTAAACGGACTCGATAAAGAGAAATATTTGCAGAAAGTTGAAGAGCAGTTTCAACTTACGAAATGGGGAGAAGCTCCGTATCAGCCGGAGAAAAAGGGGAGTTTCGGTATGTATCTCGATGATTTCTGGTATAAGCTCGAGGCAAAGGAACCCTATGATGATGATCCGGTGGAAGCCCTTGATGTGACGGTTATTCAAGAGAGGTTGTTGGCACCTGTACTTGGTATTTATGATCCGAAGACGGAGAAGCGGATTGATTTTGTCGGAGGAATTCGGGGATTAAGGGAGCTGGAACGCCGGGTACGCACCGATGCGAAAGTAGCATTTGCCTTATATCCGACTTCTATTAAGGAATTATTTGCAGTATCCGATGCCGGCAAGCTGATGCCGCCGAAATCCACGTGGTTCGAGCCTAAGTTAAGAAGTGGTCTATTCATTCATAGAATATAA